In Pirellulales bacterium, the following are encoded in one genomic region:
- a CDS encoding SDR family oxidoreductase: MKRFDGQVALVTGGARRIGAVVARTLATAGYRIAIHANHSIAEAEVLAAELTAAGSPSLALVADVRDETAVAHAVDAVHRTYDRIDALVNCAAIWRAQRLEAATADDLREHFAVNTLGTFLFCQHVGRIMVDQPSGGAIVNIGDWAIARPYLDHAAYFASKGSIPTLTRTFAVELASRNPNIRVNAILPGPVLLPADLSPADRAEAIAGTLLKREGNPQNIADTVLFLVANDFITGVNLAVDGGRTIAP; encoded by the coding sequence ATGAAGCGCTTCGACGGCCAAGTAGCTCTCGTTACCGGCGGCGCTCGCCGCATCGGCGCAGTCGTTGCGCGCACGCTGGCTACCGCCGGTTATCGCATCGCGATCCACGCCAATCATTCGATTGCTGAAGCCGAAGTCCTCGCCGCCGAATTGACGGCGGCAGGCAGTCCTTCGCTGGCGCTGGTTGCCGACGTTCGCGACGAAACCGCGGTCGCCCATGCGGTGGATGCCGTCCATCGAACCTACGACCGAATCGACGCACTGGTGAACTGTGCAGCCATTTGGAGAGCCCAGCGACTCGAAGCGGCGACAGCCGACGACCTGCGAGAACACTTTGCCGTCAATACCCTCGGCACGTTTTTATTCTGCCAGCACGTCGGTCGCATCATGGTCGATCAACCGAGCGGTGGCGCGATCGTCAACATCGGCGACTGGGCCATCGCCAGGCCATACCTCGATCATGCCGCCTATTTCGCCTCGAAAGGCTCGATTCCCACGCTTACGCGCACCTTTGCCGTCGAGCTGGCCTCGCGCAATCCGAACATCCGCGTCAACGCGATCCTCCCCGGACCAGTACTGCTTCCCGCCGACCTTTCCCCCGCCGACCGCGCCGAAGCCATTGCCGGCACGCTACTCAAACGCGAAGGCAATCCGCAAAACATCGCCGACACGGTGCTGTTTCTCGTCGCCAATGATTTCATCACCGGCGTCAACCTCGCCGTCGACGGCGGACGCACCATCGCCCCGTAA
- a CDS encoding DUF1559 domain-containing protein has product MKPNINRRTIHLRTNIHRSSFIVPRTAFTLVELLVVIAIIGIMVAMLLPGLQGSRELARRTACSNKLAQLSMAMHNYEMAHEVFPPGVTEAKGPIRNEAQGSHHNWIIQLLPYMEETSTFRNIDQNQSVYSGKNAPVMAMQLASVTCPTESNVPPPGVGGRPGITNYAGVHHDLESPIDADNHGLLFLNSRIRYHDITDGAKHTLLIGEKLSDIADLGWLSGTRASLRNTGSNLNCALPMQIAWSKIPNDPNPPSSEPAAPPDPTATNIVANPADVPAAESENPPAAVEKPQPLVPAIPENAPDPIAFVGGFNSMHAGGVNFVFADGSIKFLPETIDLSILQQLANRADGKLPPTDN; this is encoded by the coding sequence ATGAAACCCAACATCAATCGTCGCACCATTCATCTCCGAACGAACATTCATCGTTCATCATTCATTGTTCCTCGTACCGCTTTCACCCTCGTCGAGCTACTTGTGGTAATCGCCATCATCGGCATCATGGTCGCGATGCTGCTGCCGGGGCTGCAAGGTTCGCGCGAACTAGCACGCCGCACGGCCTGCTCGAACAAACTCGCCCAGTTGAGTATGGCGATGCACAACTACGAGATGGCCCACGAAGTGTTTCCTCCCGGCGTTACCGAAGCGAAAGGCCCCATTCGCAACGAAGCCCAAGGAAGTCATCACAATTGGATCATCCAGTTGCTGCCATATATGGAAGAAACGAGCACGTTTCGCAACATCGACCAGAACCAAAGCGTCTATTCGGGCAAGAATGCGCCCGTGATGGCGATGCAGCTTGCCAGCGTCACCTGCCCCACCGAATCGAATGTGCCACCGCCTGGCGTCGGCGGCCGACCGGGGATTACCAACTACGCCGGCGTCCATCACGACCTCGAATCACCGATCGACGCCGACAACCACGGCCTGTTGTTCCTCAATAGCCGTATTCGTTATCACGATATCACCGACGGCGCGAAGCACACGCTGCTAATCGGCGAAAAATTGTCCGACATCGCCGACCTTGGCTGGCTTAGCGGCACGCGCGCTAGCCTGCGAAACACCGGCAGCAATTTGAATTGTGCGCTGCCGATGCAGATCGCGTGGTCGAAGATCCCCAACGATCCCAACCCGCCGTCTTCCGAGCCTGCCGCGCCACCCGATCCAACCGCGACCAATATAGTCGCGAATCCCGCCGATGTTCCGGCGGCTGAATCTGAAAACCCGCCCGCGGCCGTCGAAAAGCCTCAGCCCCTGGTACCTGCAATTCCCGAAAATGCCCCCGACCCGATCGCCTTCGTCGGCGGCTTCAATAGCATGCACGCCGGCGGTGTGAACTTTGTCTTTGCCGACGGCAGCATCAAATTCCTGCCCGAAACCATCGACCTGTCAATCCTGCAACAACTCGCCAACCGCGCCGACGGCAAACTGCCGCCGACGGATAATTGA